One region of Synechococcus elongatus PCC 11801 genomic DNA includes:
- a CDS encoding endonuclease MutS2 yields the protein MAPLLPVEQEALDLLEWPLLCSQVASFAATALARRAARSLPLASSQAESEYLLAQTAEAQALELTLPQGLPFAGVFDIGEALARVERQAVLSGEELLQIASTLAAMRQLRRLIDAAEAAPTLQAIVADLRTYPELEQQIHFCIEDSGEVADRASDALLGIRQQQRQVRSQILDRLNRLLRNQSNLFQELVISRRSDRYVLPVKAGQKEAVPGIVHDSSSSGSTLYIEPRSVIELNNQLRQLQRREEVESEAVRRRLSEAIAAVSADLETLLAIATALDLAVARARYGLHLEANRPRFTASGEPICLRQLRHPLLLWQQRQDPECSVVPVNFQLQSSLKVVAITGPNTGGKTVTLKSLGLAGLMARAGLFVPAREPVELPWFERILTDIGDEQSLQQSLSTFSGHIRRIGRILEALPTAGASLVLLDEVGAGTDPSEGSALAIALLRYLADHATLTIATTHYGELKALKYQDDRFENASVEFDDRSLSPTYRLLWGIPGRSNALIIAERLGLSSAVVAEARSQLEGGRDRDVDAVIAGLEAQRRDQEEKAAAAAQLLRQTEKLHAELQAKTAELREREQSLRQQQEVAIQSEIEQARQRVAKVVRRLQQGPKSTKAERARQASETLKSLSQPTTTVVAPPPGFQPQLGDRLRIPRLGKVGEVLAIAPDRQELTVRCGILKLTVHYGDVESLQGEKVDLPPPPPKSTTPPPAPKDAPAIRTDRNTFDVRGSRVAEAEVVIEDALRQAIGPIWIIHGHGTGKLRHGVHQFLREHPLVAKFEAADQADGGNGVTVAYLKP from the coding sequence GTGGCTCCTTTGCTCCCCGTTGAACAGGAAGCGCTCGACCTCCTTGAATGGCCGCTGCTCTGCAGCCAAGTCGCCAGTTTTGCGGCGACAGCCTTGGCACGGCGGGCAGCGCGATCGCTGCCGTTGGCCAGCAGCCAGGCGGAGAGTGAATACCTGTTAGCCCAGACTGCGGAAGCCCAAGCGTTGGAGTTGACGCTGCCCCAAGGTCTGCCTTTTGCTGGGGTGTTTGATATTGGCGAAGCCCTCGCCCGCGTGGAGCGACAGGCAGTGCTCAGTGGAGAGGAGCTGCTGCAAATCGCCTCCACCCTCGCTGCAATGCGGCAATTGCGCCGCCTGATCGATGCGGCAGAAGCGGCCCCCACCCTGCAGGCGATCGTTGCTGATCTACGCACCTATCCAGAGCTGGAGCAGCAGATTCATTTCTGCATTGAAGATTCGGGAGAAGTTGCCGATCGCGCCAGTGATGCGCTGCTGGGGATTCGCCAACAGCAACGCCAAGTCCGTAGTCAAATTCTCGATCGCCTGAATCGTCTGCTGCGCAACCAGTCCAATCTCTTTCAGGAGCTGGTGATCAGCCGCCGCAGCGATCGCTATGTGCTGCCGGTCAAAGCGGGGCAGAAAGAGGCGGTACCCGGCATTGTTCACGACAGCTCCAGCAGCGGTTCAACACTCTACATTGAGCCGCGCAGTGTCATTGAACTGAATAACCAACTGCGTCAACTGCAGCGCCGTGAGGAAGTTGAGTCGGAGGCGGTGCGGCGGCGTCTGAGTGAAGCGATCGCAGCGGTCAGTGCTGATTTAGAGACCCTTTTGGCGATCGCGACAGCCTTGGATTTGGCAGTGGCACGGGCACGTTACGGCCTGCATTTAGAAGCAAATCGACCGCGTTTTACAGCCAGTGGAGAGCCGATTTGTCTGCGGCAACTGCGCCATCCCTTGCTGCTCTGGCAACAGCGCCAAGATCCCGAATGTTCGGTGGTGCCCGTCAATTTCCAGTTGCAATCGTCGCTTAAAGTGGTGGCGATCACGGGGCCAAATACCGGCGGTAAAACCGTGACGCTGAAGAGCTTAGGTCTGGCGGGCTTGATGGCGCGGGCAGGCTTGTTTGTCCCTGCTCGTGAGCCAGTGGAGTTGCCCTGGTTTGAGCGCATCCTCACCGATATTGGCGATGAGCAGTCGCTCCAGCAAAGCCTTTCGACCTTTTCAGGCCATATCCGGCGGATTGGCCGAATTCTGGAGGCGCTGCCGACGGCAGGGGCTAGTTTAGTCCTGCTGGATGAAGTTGGGGCAGGCACTGATCCTTCCGAGGGCAGTGCGCTGGCGATCGCGCTGCTGCGCTACTTGGCCGATCACGCGACTCTAACGATTGCCACAACGCACTATGGCGAACTGAAGGCGCTGAAGTATCAGGACGATCGCTTTGAAAATGCTTCAGTCGAATTTGACGATCGCAGTCTTTCCCCCACCTATCGCTTGCTCTGGGGCATCCCTGGGCGATCGAATGCGCTGATCATTGCCGAGCGACTGGGTCTATCATCAGCAGTCGTAGCTGAGGCGCGATCGCAACTGGAAGGCGGCCGCGATCGCGATGTTGATGCGGTAATTGCAGGGCTGGAAGCGCAACGGCGCGATCAAGAGGAGAAGGCTGCCGCCGCCGCCCAGTTATTGCGACAAACCGAAAAGCTACACGCCGAACTGCAAGCCAAGACTGCAGAATTACGGGAACGGGAACAAAGCCTACGCCAGCAGCAGGAAGTGGCAATCCAATCGGAAATTGAGCAGGCGCGGCAACGGGTTGCCAAGGTGGTGCGCCGCCTCCAACAAGGCCCGAAATCAACGAAAGCTGAGCGGGCGCGGCAGGCCAGTGAAACATTGAAGTCGCTGTCGCAACCGACGACAACCGTCGTTGCACCGCCGCCCGGTTTCCAGCCCCAGTTGGGCGATCGCCTGCGGATTCCGCGGCTCGGTAAAGTCGGAGAAGTCCTAGCGATCGCGCCGGACCGGCAGGAATTGACCGTGCGTTGCGGCATTCTCAAGCTGACAGTCCATTACGGCGATGTGGAATCGCTCCAAGGCGAAAAGGTGGACCTGCCCCCGCCACCGCCCAAGTCCACGACTCCGCCGCCCGCGCCCAAGGATGCGCCGGCGATTCGAACCGATCGCAATACCTTCGATGTACGGGGCAGTCGGGTCGCTGAAGCTGAAGTCGTGATCGAAGATGCACTTCGCCAAGCGATCGGGCCGATCTGGATCATCCATGGCCATGGCACGGGCAAGTTGCGCCACGGTGTTCACCAGTTTTTGCGTGAACATCCGCTCGTCGCAAAGTTTGAAGCTGCAGACCAGGCCGATGGTGGCAACGGTGTGACCGTCGCCTATCTCAAGCCCTAG
- a CDS encoding citrate synthase, which produces MTAVSEFRPGLEGVPATLSSISFVDGQRGVLEYRGISIEQLAQQGSFLETAYLLIWGHLPTQQELTEFEHEIRYHRRIKFRIRDMMKCFPDSGHPMDALQASAAALGLFYSRRALDDPEYIRAAVVRLLAKIPTMVAAFQLIRKGNDPIQPRDELDYAANFLYMLTEREPDPVAARIFDICLTLHAEHTINASTFSAMVTASTLTDPYAVVASAVGTLAGPLHGGANEEVLDMLEAIGSVENVEPYLDHCIATKTRIMGFGHRVYKVKDPRAVILQNLAEQLFDLFGHDPYYEIAVAVEKAAAERLSHKGIYPNVDFYSGLVYRKLGIPSDLFTPVFAIARVAGWLAHWKEQLNENRIFRPTQIYTGSHSLDYTPIEDRSSDPGS; this is translated from the coding sequence ATGACTGCCGTCAGCGAGTTTCGGCCTGGCCTAGAAGGCGTGCCCGCCACACTCTCGAGCATTAGCTTTGTCGATGGCCAGCGTGGCGTCTTGGAATATCGCGGCATCAGCATTGAGCAGTTGGCACAGCAGGGTAGTTTTCTGGAAACGGCCTATCTGCTGATTTGGGGACATCTGCCTACCCAGCAGGAATTGACCGAGTTTGAGCACGAAATTCGCTACCACCGCCGCATCAAGTTCCGCATCCGGGACATGATGAAATGCTTCCCTGATAGCGGCCACCCGATGGATGCGCTGCAGGCCAGCGCCGCTGCTTTGGGACTGTTTTATTCACGGCGGGCTTTGGATGACCCCGAGTACATTCGCGCAGCGGTTGTACGTCTACTGGCCAAGATTCCGACGATGGTGGCGGCCTTCCAGCTGATCCGCAAAGGTAACGACCCCATTCAGCCCCGCGACGAGCTGGACTACGCCGCGAACTTCCTCTACATGCTGACGGAACGCGAGCCCGATCCCGTCGCTGCCCGCATTTTTGATATTTGTCTGACGCTCCATGCCGAGCACACCATCAACGCCTCGACCTTTTCAGCAATGGTCACGGCCTCGACCCTGACCGATCCCTACGCTGTAGTCGCTTCGGCTGTTGGCACCTTAGCCGGCCCACTCCATGGCGGGGCAAACGAAGAAGTGCTGGACATGCTGGAGGCGATCGGCTCTGTCGAGAATGTTGAGCCCTATCTTGACCACTGCATTGCCACCAAAACCCGAATCATGGGCTTTGGCCACCGCGTTTATAAAGTCAAAGATCCACGGGCAGTGATTCTGCAAAACCTAGCCGAGCAGCTGTTTGACCTGTTTGGCCACGACCCCTACTACGAAATCGCGGTCGCGGTCGAAAAAGCAGCAGCCGAGCGACTTAGCCACAAGGGCATTTACCCCAACGTCGATTTCTACTCCGGCTTGGTCTACCGCAAACTCGGCATTCCCAGCGACCTGTTCACGCCGGTCTTTGCGATCGCTCGGGTCGCTGGCTGGCTGGCGCACTGGAAAGAGCAGCTCAACGAAAACCGGATCTTCCGCCCCACTCAGATCTACACGGGTAGCCACAGCCTTGACTACACGCCAATTGAGGATCGCAGCAGCGATCCAGGCAGCTAG
- the sixA gene encoding phosphohistidine phosphatase SixA — protein sequence MELYLIRHGIAAERGTYADDDQRPLTATGERRSQRVAQRLLALGLHFDLLQSSPLVRARQTAVILQQEGLASQVAIAPELAPEGSLTDWLQRLPSSLPSDQQWAIVGHQPDLGLWAEQLVWGTAQDKLILKKAGLIGLQFASNRPTIGAGSLFWLTPPRLLL from the coding sequence ATGGAACTGTACCTGATCCGCCATGGCATCGCCGCCGAACGGGGCACCTATGCCGACGATGACCAACGTCCTCTGACAGCAACGGGAGAACGTCGGAGTCAGCGCGTCGCGCAGCGACTGTTAGCCTTGGGGCTGCACTTCGATTTACTCCAAAGCAGTCCCTTGGTCCGGGCCCGGCAAACCGCCGTCATTCTTCAACAGGAGGGGCTGGCTTCCCAAGTCGCGATCGCCCCAGAGCTAGCTCCCGAGGGCAGCCTGACAGACTGGCTCCAGCGCTTACCCTCGTCTCTCCCATCCGATCAGCAATGGGCGATCGTGGGACATCAACCTGACCTCGGACTCTGGGCTGAACAGTTGGTCTGGGGTACAGCGCAGGACAAGCTGATCCTCAAGAAAGCCGGTCTGATCGGCCTGCAATTTGCCAGCAATCGCCCCACGATCGGGGCAGGGTCACTGTTTTGGCTAACGCCACCTCGGCTACTGCTCTAG
- a CDS encoding DUF3352 domain-containing protein produces MKLRTFYLALTAVALSLLASGLGLFVWLWNGSPLRLLNGSRISEPAAAMFVPKQAPLMTSLLVAPQRLQALSQVVTPTRQRSQVDQEWQQLQDALLTGFKVDFANDITPWLGDEVTFAVTSLDRDRDSSNGRQPGYLVAFSTEDSELARQALQRFWQDRAATGTQLVFESYKGVKLIYGDSALVGRRVKPLATAVFGDRFLLAANDPKVLREAINNAQVPDLNLQRSESYQRALQSLHPRRLGLLYADLDNLGDWLNERGLSRKAEDSDRPNQFQGLTLSLALNKAGILADTALIAKEPLPSSTLTQGNRPSAALRYLPADSRFALGSHNLAGVWQELQQRFGDYPAWQELQQQLLATVQQQLGLNLQTDVIDWIDGDYALGQSGDDWIFAVDRRQTAASSGIEQLDAIASDRGYTPTNIDLDGHEITAWTQLRTGSKRRNLQIQATVRGGHGRDGNFEVFATSIDRLASALEGRDSLLTSPEFRQAQQQLPQPNQGVLYLDWQASALPLTQRWPVLQLIALPLQPLLEHVQAIAIASPTPPEDSSDLQRLSIELLLRS; encoded by the coding sequence ATGAAGCTGCGTACCTTCTACTTGGCGCTCACAGCCGTTGCCCTCAGTCTGCTGGCCAGTGGGCTAGGGCTGTTTGTCTGGCTGTGGAACGGTAGCCCCCTGCGTCTGCTCAATGGCAGCCGGATCAGCGAACCGGCAGCAGCGATGTTTGTGCCCAAGCAAGCACCGTTAATGACCTCGCTGCTGGTGGCACCCCAACGATTGCAGGCTCTCAGCCAAGTAGTGACGCCGACGCGCCAGCGATCGCAGGTCGATCAGGAATGGCAACAGCTTCAAGACGCCTTGCTGACTGGTTTCAAGGTCGATTTCGCCAACGACATTACCCCTTGGTTGGGCGACGAAGTCACCTTTGCCGTCACCAGTCTCGATCGCGATCGAGACAGCAGCAATGGCCGCCAACCCGGCTATCTGGTCGCCTTTTCAACAGAGGACAGTGAACTGGCGCGGCAAGCCCTGCAGCGCTTCTGGCAGGATCGGGCCGCCACGGGCACGCAACTGGTGTTCGAAAGCTACAAGGGCGTCAAGCTGATCTACGGCGACTCGGCCTTGGTGGGGCGACGGGTCAAACCCTTGGCTACCGCTGTCTTTGGCGATCGCTTTCTGTTAGCTGCCAACGATCCCAAGGTGCTGCGGGAAGCCATCAACAACGCCCAAGTGCCGGACCTCAACCTGCAGCGCTCCGAGTCCTATCAGCGCGCCCTCCAGAGCTTGCATCCCCGGCGGCTGGGTCTGCTCTATGCCGACCTCGACAACCTTGGGGACTGGCTAAATGAACGGGGGCTTAGCCGTAAGGCAGAAGACAGCGATCGCCCCAACCAATTCCAAGGGCTGACCCTGTCGCTGGCTCTCAACAAAGCTGGCATTTTGGCCGACACAGCCTTGATAGCCAAGGAGCCACTACCCAGCAGCACGCTTACCCAAGGCAATCGCCCGTCGGCTGCTCTGCGCTACCTACCGGCAGACAGTCGCTTTGCCCTCGGTTCCCATAACCTCGCGGGCGTCTGGCAAGAACTGCAACAGCGGTTTGGCGACTATCCGGCTTGGCAGGAACTGCAGCAACAACTGCTGGCCACGGTTCAGCAACAGCTGGGGTTAAACCTCCAAACTGACGTCATTGACTGGATTGACGGCGACTACGCCCTTGGCCAGAGCGGTGACGACTGGATCTTTGCGGTCGATCGCCGCCAGACTGCGGCCAGCAGCGGTATCGAACAGTTGGATGCGATCGCCAGCGATCGCGGCTACACCCCCACCAATATCGATCTCGACGGCCATGAAATTACGGCTTGGACACAACTGCGCACCGGCAGCAAGCGCCGGAACTTACAGATTCAAGCCACAGTACGGGGGGGACACGGTCGCGATGGGAACTTTGAAGTATTCGCCACCTCCATCGATCGCTTGGCCTCTGCCCTTGAGGGACGAGACAGTCTCCTGACTAGTCCTGAGTTTCGCCAAGCACAACAACAACTGCCCCAGCCCAACCAAGGCGTGCTCTACCTCGACTGGCAGGCCAGTGCCCTGCCCCTGACGCAACGATGGCCAGTGCTACAGCTGATTGCCTTGCCGCTGCAACCCCTGCTGGAGCATGTGCAGGCGATCGCGATCGCCAGTCCCACCCCGCCGGAAGACAGCTCTGACCTGCAACGGCTCTCAATCGAACTCCTGTTGCGGAGCTAA
- a CDS encoding rhodanese-like domain-containing protein — protein sequence MADFTEIDPQTFAERQAAQPTPDWQLIDVREPAEVELASLPGFRVYSLSRHAEWVDRIGQELDRSKETIVLCHHGMRSAQMCQWLLTQGFEHVVNLRGGIDAYSRLVDARVPLY from the coding sequence ATGGCTGACTTCACTGAAATTGATCCCCAGACCTTCGCGGAGCGTCAGGCTGCCCAACCAACGCCGGACTGGCAGCTGATTGATGTGCGCGAGCCCGCAGAAGTGGAGCTAGCGTCGTTGCCCGGATTCCGCGTCTATTCCCTCAGTCGCCATGCAGAATGGGTCGACCGCATTGGTCAAGAACTCGATCGCAGCAAAGAAACGATCGTGCTTTGCCACCATGGGATGCGCTCGGCCCAGATGTGTCAGTGGTTGCTAACCCAAGGCTTTGAGCACGTTGTTAACCTGCGGGGAGGCATTGATGCCTACAGTCGGCTGGTCGACGCACGGGTGCCGCTCTACTAA
- the hrcA gene encoding heat-inducible transcriptional repressor HrcA → MLVSRLTARQQTILSATVRHYVRTAEPVGSKALAEQYDLSVSAATIRNAMGVLERAGLLYQPHTSAGRVPSEGGYRLYVDQLMEPDRALQRQTEQQLSQQLPDRRQSLEALLRGAAQILASLSGYLSLITFPLALEFQVRYLQLVAIAPRQVLLIVVNDNYETQSAVLHLPELDPEFDPDQLERQLLLLSNFLNQELQGRSLQALASLDWYALGADLQSLALILQQGLHDLEKRWQPTPATSLLVCGLADLLRQPEFNELQQVQALLELLEGEQTQLLPLMLADPAADQVRVRIGSELPLAPIRGCSLVSAFYCREQQPVGSVSLIGPTRMLYENAVAAVEATASYLSEAIAS, encoded by the coding sequence ATGCTTGTCTCTCGGCTTACGGCTCGCCAACAAACCATCCTCAGCGCCACGGTGCGGCACTATGTGCGGACGGCGGAGCCAGTCGGATCCAAGGCTTTGGCAGAACAGTATGACCTCAGTGTCAGTGCTGCGACGATTCGGAATGCGATGGGGGTCTTGGAGCGAGCTGGGTTGCTCTATCAACCTCACACTTCAGCGGGTCGTGTTCCTTCTGAAGGCGGCTATCGGCTCTACGTTGATCAGTTGATGGAGCCCGATCGCGCCCTACAACGCCAAACAGAGCAGCAACTGAGTCAGCAATTGCCCGATCGTCGGCAAAGCCTCGAAGCCCTGCTGCGCGGGGCTGCCCAAATTTTGGCCAGTCTTAGCGGCTATCTCAGCTTGATTACCTTTCCCTTGGCGCTGGAATTTCAGGTGCGCTATCTGCAACTGGTGGCGATCGCGCCGCGTCAGGTTTTGCTGATTGTGGTCAACGATAACTATGAAACCCAGTCGGCGGTGTTGCATCTGCCGGAACTGGATCCGGAATTTGACCCCGATCAACTAGAACGGCAACTGTTGCTGCTCAGTAATTTCCTGAACCAAGAACTGCAAGGGCGATCGCTGCAAGCATTGGCCAGCTTGGATTGGTACGCCTTGGGGGCTGATCTGCAAAGTCTGGCGTTGATTCTGCAGCAGGGCTTGCACGATCTGGAAAAGCGCTGGCAGCCGACTCCAGCAACCTCTCTCTTGGTCTGTGGCTTAGCTGATTTGTTGCGTCAGCCAGAATTCAACGAACTGCAGCAGGTGCAGGCGCTGTTGGAGTTGCTGGAAGGGGAACAAACCCAGTTGCTGCCCCTAATGCTGGCGGATCCAGCTGCGGATCAAGTGCGGGTGCGAATTGGTTCAGAGCTACCCCTGGCTCCAATTCGGGGCTGTAGCCTGGTCTCAGCGTTCTACTGTCGCGAGCAGCAACCCGTCGGGAGTGTCAGTCTGATCGGGCCAACCCGAATGCTTTACGAAAACGCGGTGGCGGCCGTGGAAGCGACAGCCAGCTACCTGAGTGAGGCGATCGCCTCCTGA